A genome region from Setaria italica strain Yugu1 chromosome III, Setaria_italica_v2.0, whole genome shotgun sequence includes the following:
- the LOC101755910 gene encoding thioredoxin-like protein YLS8, translating into MDEVLAAVAETIKNFAIIYLVDITEIPDFISMYEMYDPSTVMFFFRNKHIMIDLGTGNNNKINWDLKDKQEFVDIVETVYRGAWKGRGLVIAPKDYSTKYRY; encoded by the coding sequence ATggatgaagtgctggctgcagTAGCCGAGACTATAAAGAACTTTGCTATCATCTACCTCGTCGACATCACCGAGATCCCAGACTTCATCTCCATGTATGAGATGTACGACCCGTCGACGGTGATGTTCTTCTTCCGTAACAAGCACATCATGATCGATCTCGGGACGGGAAACAACAACAAGATCAACTGGGACCTGAAGGACAAGCAGGAGTTCGTCGACATCGTAGAGACTGTCTACAGGGGTGCCTGGAAGGGCCGTGGTCTGGTGATCGCTCCCAAGGACTACTCCACCAAGTACCGTTACTAA